GGTCCCGGACCGACCAGGCGATCGCCATCTGGGCCAGGCTCTGCCCGCGCCGCTCGGCGATCGCGTTCAGCGCCCGGATCTTCTCCAGGTTCTCCTCGGTCAGCCACTCCTTGGTCAGCGACTTCTGCTCGTCCGCGCGGGAACCCTGCGGCACCCCGTTCAGATAGCGGTCGGTGAGCATGCCCTGCGCCAGCGGCGAGAAGCCGATGCACCCGGCGCCGACCTGCTCCAGCACGCCGAGCAGCTCGTCCTCGATCCAGCGGTTCAGCATCGAGTAGGACGGCTGGTGGATCAGCAGCGGTGTACCAAGATCTTTGAGGATCGCGGCGGCCTCTGCGGTCTTGGCCGGGGAGTATGACGAAATCCCGACATAGAGCGCTTTACCCGCCCGCACGGCGGCGTCCAGCGCGCCCATCGTCTCCTCGAGCGGCGTCTCCGGATCGAACCGGTGCGAGTAGAAGATGTCCACATAGTCCAGCTTCATCCGCCGCAGCGACTGGTCCAGCGACGCCGTCACATACTTCCGCGACCCCCACTCACCGTAGGGCCCGGGCCACATGTCATAACCGGCCTTCGTCGAGATGACCAGCTCATCCCGGTAGGGCGCGAAGTCCTCGGCCAGCAGCCGACCGAAATTGATCTCCGCGGAACCGTACGGCGGCCCGTAGTTGTTGGCCAGGTCGAAGTGCGTGACCCCGAGGTCGAAGGCACGCCGCAGCACCGCACGCTGCGTCTCGATCGGCTTGTCGTCACCGAAGTTGTGCCACAACCCCAGCGAGATCACGGGCAGTTTCAGGCCGCTGCGCCCACAGCGGCGGTACTCCATAGCGTCATAACGGGCCGACGCGGCCGCATAGGAAGTCACCGTTGATTCCTACCGCAATCCGGGGGGTGCTGCCGCCGTTGCGGCCACTGCCGTCATCACTCGGTGCCGTCTGCCCACTCCGACACTTCCCCGCTGCCGCACGGCCCGCTCCGCCCCGCCGTTCGACCTCTCCGCTACCTCGCCACCCACTTCCCACCGCCGTTCGACCTCTCCCTATACCGCGACGCTGACCGCTCCCGCGCCGCTTCCAACCTCTCCCGCTGCCGCGACGCCGCCTGCTCCCGCACCACCAACCCCACCCACCGCGACAACACCGCCCGCTCCCGCGCCGCTTCCCAGCCTCACCCGCTGCCGCGACACCGCCTGCCCCCGCACCACCAACCCCACCCACCGCGACAACACCGCCCACTCCCGCGCCGCTTCCCCACCTCACCCGCTGCCGCGACGCCGCCTGCCCCCGCACCACCAACCCCACCCACCGCGACAACACCGCCCGCTCCCGCGCCGCTTCCCCACCTCACCCGCTGCCGCGACACCGCTTGCCCGCTTTCGGCATTTTCTTTGGTACGACTCGGAGCCCCGTGGCAATCGGCACGCGAGGCCCCAGCCCCCGCACGACCGCAACGCGTGTCGTGCGGGTCCGCTTCGCCGCACGAATCCCCCGCCAGCCAGCGACAGCGTCCAGGCACGCCGCCGCCGCCCGAACAGGGCCGCCGTGAGCCACCACCCCGAGCCGGAACAGCACCGCCATCAGCCACCGCCCCGAGCCAGAACAGGGCCGTCATCAGCCATCGCCCCGAGCCAGAACAGGGCCGTCATCAGCCGCCGCCCCGAGTCAGAACAGGGCCAACGTGAGTAGCCGTCAGCCGGAACAGCATCACCGTGAGCCGCTGCCCGGCCGAAACACGCTCGCCACCAGCCGCCACCCCGACTCGGACAAATTTCGCCGTGAGCGGCCGCCGCGACTCGGAACAAGGTCGCCGTGAGCCGCCACCGTAGCCGGAGCTAAGCCGCGGCCGCCGCGGCCAGAACAGGGTCGCCAGGAGCCACCACCGCGGCCGGAACAGGGCCGGCGGCACTGCCACCGCGACCGAAGCAGGGCTGGCGGCAGCCAGCACCGTGACCGAAAAGGGCTGGCGGCAACCAGCACCGCGACCGGAACAGGACCGGCGGCAACCAGCACCGCGGCCGAAACAGGACCGGCGGCAACCAGCACCGCGACCGGAACAGGACCGGCGGCAACCAGCACCGCGGCCGAAACAGGATCGGCGGCAACCAGCACCGCGACCGGAACAGGACCGGCGGCAACCAGCACCGCGACCGAAACAGGATCGGCGGCAACCAGCACCGCGACCGAAACAGGACCGGCGGCAACCAGCACCGCGGCCGAAACAGGATCGGCGGCAACCAGCACCGTGACCGAAGCAGGGCCGGCGGGAGTGGCCGCCGCGGTTGTGACGAGGTGGGGCAGACCGGTCGGCGTCGGGGTGACGCGGGTCAGGCGGGGACTTCGGCGGTGGCTTGGCGTGACGGGCCGAAGAGGGCGTAGGTGAGCAGCCCGGATACCGCCAAGGAGACGGCGAGCAGCGTGGCGGGGGTGGTGCCCGAGGGCTGGGACTGCCAGGTGAGGAGTTGGGCGGCGACGGTTTCCGTGCGGGGGAACAGGGTGGCGGCCAGGGTCCAGCCGAGCGGCAGGAACCAGGAGCGGGCCGGGGTGAGCAGGGCGGCGCCGAGCGCGGTCAGGCCGACGAGCCCGGCAGCGTCCCGGAGCACCACCGCCAGCGGGCCGAAGCGGGCCGGGGTGAGCAGCGTGACCGCGAGCAGCCCCACCACGATGAGCAGCATCGCCAGCAGGTGCGCGGCCCGGCGCGGCGGCCAGGACAGCGCGGCGGTGCGGTCCAGGGCATAGTCCGGGCTGCTGAGCGTGACGGTCAGGGTGGCCACCAGCAGCAGCACGGTGAGCACGACCATCTGCGGGTCAACGTCCCGGGTCTCCGACAGGGCCGCCCACAACGACCACATCGCGACCGCGCAGCCACCGGCCACGGCCAGCGCCATCGGCGCCCGCCGGGATCGCAGGTACAGCATCAGCCCTCTCACGACTCACCCTCCAGCACCGCACTATCGGCGGCAGACCCGACACGCAGGAACAACGGCAACCGGCTCATGAGCCACACCCCAGGACAGCCTTGCCAACGGCGACGGACTCGGCACGCACACACAACGGCAACCGGCTCATGAGGCGCTCCAAGCCAGCCTTGCCGACGGCGACAGACCTGACACACAGACACAACGGGACCAGCTCATGAGGCGCGCTCCAAGCCAGCCTGGCCGACGGCGGCAGACCCGACACGCAGGAACAACGACGGCGACCAGGTCATGAGCCACACCCAAGGACAGCCTGGCCGACGACGACAGACCCGACACGCAGACACAACGGCAACCGGCTCATGAGGCGCGCTCCAAGCCAGCCTGGTTGACGGGGACGGACTCGGCATGCGGGCACAGCGGCGGGCTGCTCATGAGTTGCACTCCAGGGCGGCCTTGCGGACGGCGGCGATCTGGGCCGTGGCCTGGGTGGCGGGCAGGGCGCGCAGTTGCTCCCAGCGGCTCACGGCGTCGGCGGCGACGTCCGGTTCGTCGGATACCGGCTTGCGGCCGAGCAGCCAGTAGGCCGCCGCGAGCGAGTCGGCCCAGGCGGGGCCCTGTTCGCAGTCGTACGACCGGGCGAACGCGGCGACCACGATCTCCGGGGTCAGGTCGGAGATGTGGCCGGTCCGGATCGGGACCAGGGCGACGTCGGCGGTCCGCGGGGCCGGCACATACGGCAAGTAGGTGGTGTTGTCCTCGCTGACGCGGGTCGGCGCGCCGGGCAGCTTGGCCAGGACCGTCAGCGCCGCCCGGGCCTGCGGGACCACGTCGGGCAGCAGCCCCTCGTGCACCCGGCTGACGCACACCCGGGGCTCGTCCTTCGCGCAGACCAGCGCTTTCGCCACCGGGTCCACCGAGTCGACGATCATCCTGTTCCGGTGCGGCATGACCGCGATGGCCAGGGTGGCGCCGAGCACCACCGGCAGCAGCGCCGCCACCCGGGAGCGCCAGCCGGCGGTCGCGAAGAGCAGCATCCCGGTGACCGCGAGCGCGGCCAGCCAGATCGCCTGGGCGGCGCTGATCGGGCCGGAGACGGTCGCGTAGGCGTCCGGCATGTTCATCTCGTAGATCGGCGAGAAGACCAGGGCCAGCCAGCCCCGGGGACGGGTCGCGCCGGGGATGGTCAGCAGCAGCCCAAGACCGGCCACCGCGAGGACCGGCGCGGTGATCAGCCAGGGCAGCAGGCGGCCGACCGCGAGGCCCAGCCAGGCCGCCGCGACCAGGGACAGCACGCCGACCGCGGTGACGGCGAGCACCGACAGGGGCAGGTAGGCCGCGGCGCCGAGCAGGGACACACCGCCCGCGACGCCCATCAGCAGGTAGCCACCGGCGAGGGTGACGGCCATCGCCAGCAGGGTCGGCACGGTCCGGTGGGCCCGCGGCCGGGGCGTGCTGGCGAACAGCTCGATCACGTTCGACTGGTGCTCGCGGCGGCCCTGCCACGCGCCGGCGGCCAGGGCCAGCGGCCAGAGCAGGGCGAGGTAGAGCCGCTGGGTCATGGCCAGCTGCATCCAGCCGGCCGACCAGTCCTCCTCGTCGAACAGATACAGCAGGGCGACGCCGACCGCGAGCAGGATCAACGCGGATCCGATTGCGGCCGACCGGCGAATCTCGATCCCCAGGATGCGACTCATCGGCCCGCCTCCGCCCGGTGCCGGCGGAGCAGGGCCGAGTAACCGCGCTCGGCGGCACTGTCACCCGCGTCGCCCGGGGCGCCCTGGGCGATCAGGTCGTCCGGGGTGCCCTGGAAGACCAGCCGGCCCTGGTTGATCATCACGACGTCGGAGCACGCGGCCACCACGTCCTCGACCAGGTGGGTGGAGACCAGCACGCAGCTGTCCACGCCCAGGTCGCGCAGCAGCTCCCGGAAGTCCAGGCGCTGCTCCGGGTCGAGCCCGACGGTCGGCTCGTCGAGCAGGAGGATCGCCGGGTCGTTGACGATCGCCTGGGCGATGCCGACCCGGCGCAGCATGCCGCCGGAGAGCGTCTTGAGCCGCGCGTCGGCGCGGTCGGCGAGACCGACCCGCTCGATGGCCCGCTGCACGGCGCCGGGCACCGCTGTTTTGGGCATCTCCTTGAGCCAGGCCATGTACTCCACGAACTCGCGCACCGTGAAGCGCGGGTAGAACCCGAACGCCTGCGGGAGGTAACCCAGGCCGCGGCGGACGCGGCGCAGGTCGGCCCGCCCGTCGACGGACTCGCCGAGCAGCGTCAGCTTGCCGCCGGCCGGCTCGATCACGGTCGCCAGCGCGCGCATCAGTGTCGTCTTGCCGGCACCGTTCGGCCCGAGCAGGCCGTGCACGCCGGTGCCCAGCCTCAGGTCGAGCCCGTCGACGGCCAGGTGCCGGCCGGCCCGGACGCGCAGTCCCTCGGTGTGCACCGCCCAGGGGTGGGTGGTGGAGGCGGTCTCCGCCGCGCTCACCGTACGCATAAGTCATTTCCTCCTGAGAAAGCGGTCGGCGCGGGTCGTCGCGAAGGCCGCCGAGGCCACCGCGAGCGACGCCCAGACGCCGAGACTGCCCGGCTGAAGCACGACCGGGAGGTGGGCGGTGAGCACCGCCGGCAGGACCACCGCGGACGACCAGCCGGCGATCAGACCGAACACGGCCAGGCGCACCCCGATCAGGGCGCCCAGCGCGATGGCGGTGGTGGTGAAGGCCAGGCACGGCAGCAACGCCAGAGCCAGGGAGACCCCGGCCCGGTCGCTGGCCAGCGCGAGCATCGGGATGATCACGGCGAGCACCGTGGCGGTGCGCCGCAACAGCAGGGGCAGGCCGGCCGCCGGGGTGCCGGCGACCAGCTCCCAGGCCGGGTCGCCGATCCGGCTCCAGGCGACCGCCACGCCGGGCAGCGGTGCGACCGGCGCCAGCAGCAGCACCAGCGACGGCATGCTGGGCTGCAACGCCTGCAGCAGCACCGCACAGGCCAGGACGGCGCCGGTCATGGTCAGCCACGGGACCAGCTGCCAGACCAGCCAGCGGTTTCGCACGGCGGACCAGCGCCGCCGCATCGGGACCGGGGCGGGCCCGGCCGCGACGCCCTGATCCACCCCGTCGCTCACCCGGTCGAGCAGGGTCAGGACATCCTCCGGGACGCTGCCGGCCAGCCGGGCCCGGCAGTCGCCGCACTCCTCCAGGTGCACCTCGACCGACCAGAGGGTGGCCTCGTCGAGATGCGGGTCGCCGGCGGCGTAGCGAGAGATCGTCGATGGGCTGGGGTGTCCGGTCATGACAGCGCCTCCCGCAGCGCGAGCCGGGCCCGCCGCGCCCGGGATTTCACGGTGCCCTCCGGCACGCCGAGCAGCAGGGACGTCTCCCGGACCGAGAGACCGTCGAGGACCATGGCGCGCAGCACCTGCCGGACATCGGCCGGGAGGGTGAGCAGCGCCTGCTCCAGCTCGTGACCGACCCGGCCGGCCATCACCTCGTCCTCGGCGGCCGGGACGGTGGTCTCGGCGTGGGCGACCGGCACCTTCTCCTGCCGGGCACGCCGGCGGAACGCGTCGACCAGCCGGTTGGCGGCGATGGTCCAGAGCCAGCCGACCGCGCTGCCGCCGGTGGCCGACCCGGCGAAGTCGCCGGCGGCGCGCCAGACGGCCAGGTAGGTCTCCTGCATGACGTCGGCGACCACGTCGGCGTCGGCACACCGGCGGCGCAGGCGGACGGCGAGCCACGGCGAGGTGCGCCGATAGAGCTCGTCGAAGGCGCGCCGGTCGCCGGCTGCGGTGCGGCGCACGAGCTCCGCCTCGTCGGCCGCGTCCAGACTTCGTCTCACATCCAGCAAGACGACGGCACAGCGCATTCGGTTGTCACATCAGAGTGGCATGGGTCACACATCGGAGGCGCCGAGGTCGTTAGGTTGAGGTATGGCTTTCGACGAGGCACTCGCGGACCGGATCCGGGACGCGCTGGGGGACGTCGACGGGGTGACCGACAAGCGGATGTTCGGCGGGATCACCTTCATGGTGCAGGGCAACATGGCCGTCGGCGTGATGGGCGACGACCTGATCGTGCGGCTCGGCGCGGCCGCCGGGGAGGCCGCCCTGGCCGAGCCGGGCACCCGGGCCTTCGACTTCACCGGCCGCCCGATGAAGAACTGGATCGTGGTGGACGGCGACCGCCTCGACGACGACGGCTTGGCCCGCTGGCTCCGGGCCGGCCTCGACTTCGCCGCTTCCCTGCCACCCAAGTGAAAGGAACCGGTCCGGACTCCGTTGGCCGCGACCGATTCCAGCTTTCACAGGACGCTTTCGTACGCCCTGAGCGTCGCGTCCAGCACGTCCCGCCCGGGCCGCTCCCAGAGGCCGGCGTTCATCACCTCGACCTCGATCGGCCCGGTGTACCCCGCCTTGTCCACCGCGTCGTGGAACGCCCGCATGTCCACGCACCCGTCCCCGGGCAGCCCGCGCCCGGTGAGCACGCCGGCCGGCAGCGGGGTGATCCAGTCGGCGAGCTGGTAGATCGCGATCCGCTCGCCGGCCCGCGCGATCTTCTCCAGGACGGTGTCGTCCCACCACAGGTGGTAGGTGTCGACGGTGACCCCGACCTGCCCGGCCGGGTGCTGCTCGGCGATCGCCATGGCCTGGTCCCAGGTGCTGATCACGCAGCGGTCGGCGGCGTACATCGGATGCAGCGGCTCGATCGCCAGGGTCACCCCGGCCGCGGCCGCGTGCGGCGCGAGCCGGGCGATCGCGTCGGCGACGTGCCGGCGTGCCCCCGCGATGTCCCGCGACCCCTCCGGCAGACCGCCGGAGACCAGGACCAGCACCGGGGTGCCGAGCGCGGCGGCCTCGTCGATCGCCCGGCGGTTGTCGTCGAACCAGTCCGGCAGCTGGAAGAACCCGCTGCGGCAGAGCGTGGTCACGGTCAGCCCGGCGTCACGCACCAGGGCGGCGGAGCGG
Above is a genomic segment from Actinoplanes ianthinogenes containing:
- the mgrA gene encoding L-glyceraldehyde 3-phosphate reductase, with the translated sequence MEYRRCGRSGLKLPVISLGLWHNFGDDKPIETQRAVLRRAFDLGVTHFDLANNYGPPYGSAEINFGRLLAEDFAPYRDELVISTKAGYDMWPGPYGEWGSRKYVTASLDQSLRRMKLDYVDIFYSHRFDPETPLEETMGALDAAVRAGKALYVGISSYSPAKTAEAAAILKDLGTPLLIHQPSYSMLNRWIEDELLGVLEQVGAGCIGFSPLAQGMLTDRYLNGVPQGSRADEQKSLTKEWLTEENLEKIRALNAIAERRGQSLAQMAIAWSVRDPRMTSVVLGASSVAQLENNLAALGNTSFSEQELAEIDQHATESGINLWARSSAY
- a CDS encoding ABC transporter ATP-binding protein, with protein sequence MRTVSAAETASTTHPWAVHTEGLRVRAGRHLAVDGLDLRLGTGVHGLLGPNGAGKTTLMRALATVIEPAGGKLTLLGESVDGRADLRRVRRGLGYLPQAFGFYPRFTVREFVEYMAWLKEMPKTAVPGAVQRAIERVGLADRADARLKTLSGGMLRRVGIAQAIVNDPAILLLDEPTVGLDPEQRLDFRELLRDLGVDSCVLVSTHLVEDVVAACSDVVMINQGRLVFQGTPDDLIAQGAPGDAGDSAAERGYSALLRRHRAEAGR
- a CDS encoding zf-HC2 domain-containing protein, translated to MTGHPSPSTISRYAAGDPHLDEATLWSVEVHLEECGDCRARLAGSVPEDVLTLLDRVSDGVDQGVAAGPAPVPMRRRWSAVRNRWLVWQLVPWLTMTGAVLACAVLLQALQPSMPSLVLLLAPVAPLPGVAVAWSRIGDPAWELVAGTPAAGLPLLLRRTATVLAVIIPMLALASDRAGVSLALALLPCLAFTTTAIALGALIGVRLAVFGLIAGWSSAVVLPAVLTAHLPVVLQPGSLGVWASLAVASAAFATTRADRFLRRK
- a CDS encoding RNA polymerase sigma factor; protein product: MRCAVVLLDVRRSLDAADEAELVRRTAAGDRRAFDELYRRTSPWLAVRLRRRCADADVVADVMQETYLAVWRAAGDFAGSATGGSAVGWLWTIAANRLVDAFRRRARQEKVPVAHAETTVPAAEDEVMAGRVGHELEQALLTLPADVRQVLRAMVLDGLSVRETSLLLGVPEGTVKSRARRARLALREALS
- a CDS encoding TfoX/Sxy family protein, with protein sequence MAFDEALADRIRDALGDVDGVTDKRMFGGITFMVQGNMAVGVMGDDLIVRLGAAAGEAALAEPGTRAFDFTGRPMKNWIVVDGDRLDDDGLARWLRAGLDFAASLPPK
- a CDS encoding sugar phosphate isomerase/epimerase family protein is translated as MSRFSFNQITAKLWDLEEMVAGCVAAGVDKVALWREPVAEYGLDRSAALVRDAGLTVTTLCRSGFFQLPDWFDDNRRAIDEAAALGTPVLVLVSGGLPEGSRDIAGARRHVADAIARLAPHAAAAGVTLAIEPLHPMYAADRCVISTWDQAMAIAEQHPAGQVGVTVDTYHLWWDDTVLEKIARAGERIAIYQLADWITPLPAGVLTGRGLPGDGCVDMRAFHDAVDKAGYTGPIEVEVMNAGLWERPGRDVLDATLRAYESVL